From Deinococcus aquaticus, one genomic window encodes:
- a CDS encoding RNA methyltransferase produces MNLAVVLVSPKTPGNIGSAARAMLNMGAQDLRLVAPRCDHLDSQAVAMAVHAADLLRGARIYPTLREALADRDLSVGTSARIRADLPAPQHPAQARSLVRAAAAPALVFGPEETGLINSDLEQCQVTVRVPTGDYASLNLAQAVLLVCYEFLQGVEEQPERTRKTATREEMESMYGHLHEAMQLIGYTDAVRARHTLRLWRALLDRALMSSAESRLFRGLLRQVQWKVEDAATRGTTAPRRADPSAPQVGGPAADDLAQADLEQVEADQQPTGQQ; encoded by the coding sequence GTGAATCTGGCCGTCGTTCTTGTCTCCCCCAAAACTCCTGGCAACATCGGTTCGGCGGCGCGCGCCATGCTGAACATGGGGGCGCAGGACCTGCGGCTGGTCGCGCCGCGCTGCGATCACCTGGATTCGCAGGCGGTCGCGATGGCCGTGCACGCCGCCGACCTGCTGCGCGGCGCGCGCATCTACCCCACGCTGCGCGAGGCGCTGGCCGACCGCGACCTGAGCGTGGGCACCAGCGCCCGCATCCGCGCGGACCTGCCGGCCCCGCAGCACCCGGCGCAGGCGCGGTCCCTGGTGCGCGCCGCCGCCGCGCCCGCCCTGGTGTTCGGGCCGGAGGAGACCGGGCTGATCAACAGCGACCTGGAGCAGTGTCAGGTGACAGTGCGCGTGCCGACCGGGGATTACGCCAGCCTGAATCTCGCGCAGGCGGTGCTGCTGGTCTGCTACGAGTTCCTTCAGGGGGTCGAGGAGCAGCCGGAACGCACCCGCAAGACCGCCACGCGCGAGGAGATGGAATCCATGTACGGGCACCTGCACGAGGCCATGCAGCTGATCGGGTACACGGACGCGGTGCGGGCCCGGCACACTCTGCGCCTGTGGCGCGCCCTGCTGGACCGCGCGCTGATGAGCAGCGCCGAGAGCCGCCTGTTCCGGGGCCTGCTGCGGCAGGTGCAGTGGAAGGTCGAGGACGCCGCCACGCGCGGCACGACCGCACCCCGCCGCGCCGACCCATCCGCGCCGCAGGTGGGTGGACCGGCCGCAGACGATCTGGCGCAGGCCGATCTGGAACAGGTCGAGGCCGACCAGCAGCCCACCGGTCAGCAGTAA
- the apaG gene encoding Co2+/Mg2+ efflux protein ApaG, protein MNSPIRSDGPDSAGPDIRVQVNVQYVADHSTPERHLFMYVIYIENRSDDTWQLLARHWDIMDATGRVTHVDGEGVVGEQPVMAPGGTFLYDSFVTLEAAPGHMGGHYLMQDAWGVQVHVPIPTFALILPGRTLN, encoded by the coding sequence ATGAATTCCCCCATCCGCTCGGACGGGCCGGACAGCGCCGGCCCGGACATCCGCGTTCAGGTGAACGTGCAGTACGTGGCGGATCACAGCACCCCGGAACGGCACCTGTTCATGTACGTGATTTACATCGAGAACCGCAGCGACGACACCTGGCAGTTGCTGGCCCGCCACTGGGACATCATGGACGCCACGGGCCGCGTGACCCACGTGGACGGCGAGGGCGTGGTGGGCGAGCAACCCGTCATGGCTCCGGGCGGCACGTTCCTGTACGACTCGTTCGTGACGCTGGAAGCCGCGCCCGGCCACATGGGCGGCCACTACCTGATGCAGGACGCCTGGGGTGTGCAGGTGCACGTGCCCATCCCGACCTTCGCGCTGATCCTCCCGGGCCGCACCCTGAATTGA
- a CDS encoding GAF domain-containing sensor histidine kinase gives MKLVRNVLPPLIVLVVGAVEFLISLLPTAQELWAHLLFYGLVGPAVTYFSVEWIAEGTRARERAERELRGLYGQLRASHAQLGAVQALMRDLTDAADMGAVLDIAARGAVRVTGATHATLTVPGGLSGSARGSTLLSSPSAALFPLRVSIPGGGALALHFDSPPTPDTESLAQALAAEVARGVEAVRQRTLDLMTLYSVDQSIRAERNMRRLLSRVTRTMADRVGAEARAVFLTDQDSVLRLEYAQDRQGEARGGGVAPPFALRVALADGPLITTAADAGEVFPDARSVLGIPMRDDEGLVGVLMLGDARPNAFDDARVSLLALMAGQATLAVRNARAYLYSEELAISDERARIAREIHDGVAQSLAFAALKLDVVARQVHSDPARAESEVRAATTLLREQIREVRRSIFALRPIDLERYGLLETVRRYVLDFGEQNSLRATLDISGDVHLSPGDEAVVFRILQESLNNVAKHARAQEVRVTLHGGERVTLRVQDNGAGFDPEQATGRVSSAGGLGLLQMRERVEARGGLYRVLSSPGHGTLVEAEMPQA, from the coding sequence GTGAAACTGGTGCGGAACGTGCTGCCGCCGCTGATCGTGCTGGTGGTGGGCGCCGTGGAGTTCCTGATCTCGCTGCTGCCGACCGCGCAGGAGTTGTGGGCGCACCTGCTGTTCTACGGGCTGGTAGGGCCGGCCGTCACGTACTTCAGCGTCGAGTGGATCGCGGAAGGCACCCGCGCGCGCGAACGGGCCGAGCGGGAACTGCGCGGCCTGTACGGTCAGCTACGGGCCTCTCACGCGCAGCTGGGCGCGGTACAGGCGCTCATGCGGGACCTGACGGACGCCGCCGACATGGGCGCGGTGCTGGACATCGCGGCGCGCGGCGCGGTCCGCGTGACCGGCGCGACCCACGCGACCCTGACCGTCCCCGGCGGCCTGAGCGGCTCGGCGCGGGGCAGCACGCTGCTCTCGTCGCCCAGCGCGGCTTTGTTCCCGCTGCGGGTGTCCATTCCGGGCGGTGGGGCGCTGGCGCTGCACTTCGATTCGCCGCCCACCCCGGATACCGAGTCGCTGGCGCAGGCGCTGGCGGCCGAGGTGGCGCGCGGCGTGGAGGCCGTGCGGCAGCGGACGCTGGACCTGATGACGCTGTACTCGGTGGATCAGAGCATCCGCGCCGAGCGCAACATGCGCCGCCTGCTGTCCCGCGTGACCCGCACCATGGCCGACCGCGTGGGGGCCGAGGCGCGCGCGGTGTTCCTGACCGATCAGGACAGCGTGCTGCGCCTGGAGTACGCGCAGGACCGGCAGGGCGAGGCGCGCGGCGGTGGGGTCGCGCCGCCCTTCGCGCTGCGGGTCGCGCTGGCGGACGGGCCGCTGATCACGACCGCCGCCGACGCCGGCGAGGTCTTCCCGGACGCTCGCAGCGTGCTGGGCATCCCCATGCGGGACGACGAGGGACTGGTGGGCGTGCTGATGCTGGGCGACGCCCGCCCGAACGCCTTCGACGACGCGCGGGTGTCGCTGCTGGCGCTGATGGCCGGGCAGGCGACGCTGGCGGTGCGCAACGCGCGGGCGTACCTGTACTCGGAGGAACTGGCGATCAGTGACGAGCGCGCCCGCATCGCCCGCGAGATTCACGACGGCGTAGCGCAGTCCCTGGCGTTCGCAGCCCTGAAGCTGGACGTGGTGGCCCGGCAGGTGCACAGCGACCCGGCCCGCGCCGAGAGCGAGGTGCGCGCCGCGACCACCCTGCTGCGCGAGCAGATCCGCGAGGTGCGCCGCTCGATCTTCGCGCTGCGGCCCATCGACCTGGAACGCTACGGGCTGCTGGAGACCGTGCGGCGCTACGTGCTGGATTTCGGCGAGCAGAACAGCCTGCGGGCGACGCTGGACATCAGCGGCGACGTGCACCTCTCGCCCGGCGACGAGGCGGTGGTGTTCCGCATCCTGCAAGAAAGCCTGAACAACGTCGCCAAGCACGCCCGCGCGCAGGAGGTCCGCGTGACCCTGCACGGCGGCGAGCGCGTGACGCTGCGCGTGCAGGACAACGGCGCGGGCTTCGACCCGGAGCAGGCCACGGGCCGGGTCAGCAGCGCCGGGGGGCTGGGCCTGCTTCAGATGCGTGAGCGGGTCGAGGCGCGCGGCGGCCTGTACCGCGTGCTGTCCAGCCCCGGTCACGGCACGCTGGTCGAGGCCGAGATGCCGCAGGCCTGA
- a CDS encoding glycogen synthase, protein MQVVHVASEVFPFSRSGGLGDVLGVLPLVQARLGAEVTVVSPWYADVPDEVTEVWSGTLPDMSGPGLPVLPPVRVGEVRRGGVRFVFVGLPCFDRPGLYHPDDVWRFSQFGRAVLPVLAGLGVVPDVLHGHDWQAGLVVARARLSGVRGVFSVHNLQYQGRWNLPDGAPWTGLPDWTLTPEGLEFHGDVNLMKAGLVFASQVTTVSPTYAREITTPAFGEGLEGLMTRLEAEGRLSGILNGLDQERWDPRTDQDVPSFSDPAGKGAAVAALRAEFGLDGAPILASVSRLAEQKGMDLLILALPQLVQDWNVVVLGGGDPALEAGLREWAAHPRVVFAQGMNEPLAHRIYAGADAFAMPSRFEPCGLSQMIAMRYGTLPVVRLTGGLVDTVPGDVGFTFEQATAADLTAACQEAFAAFGDRADWAARVERAMALSFSWDAPARSYLGLYARVLSSPLSPLTGLDAPQEQAGAPA, encoded by the coding sequence ATGCAAGTCGTGCACGTGGCGTCCGAGGTGTTCCCGTTCTCGCGGTCCGGTGGGCTGGGTGATGTGCTGGGGGTGCTGCCCCTGGTGCAGGCCCGCCTGGGGGCGGAGGTGACGGTCGTGTCGCCCTGGTACGCGGACGTGCCGGACGAGGTGACCGAGGTTTGGAGTGGCACGTTGCCGGATATGTCGGGGCCGGGCCTGCCGGTGCTGCCGCCGGTGCGGGTGGGCGAGGTGCGGCGCGGCGGGGTGCGCTTCGTGTTCGTGGGCCTGCCGTGCTTTGACCGGCCGGGCCTGTACCACCCGGACGACGTGTGGCGCTTCAGTCAGTTCGGGCGGGCGGTCCTGCCGGTCCTGGCGGGGCTGGGGGTCGTGCCGGACGTGCTGCACGGGCATGACTGGCAGGCAGGTCTGGTCGTGGCGCGCGCGCGGTTGTCGGGCGTGCGGGGGGTGTTCAGCGTGCATAACCTTCAGTACCAGGGCCGCTGGAACCTGCCGGACGGCGCGCCCTGGACGGGCCTGCCCGACTGGACGCTGACGCCCGAGGGGCTGGAATTTCACGGGGACGTGAACCTGATGAAGGCGGGGCTGGTGTTCGCGTCGCAGGTGACGACGGTCAGTCCCACGTACGCCCGCGAGATCACCACCCCGGCGTTCGGGGAGGGACTGGAGGGCCTGATGACCCGCCTGGAGGCCGAGGGTCGCCTGAGCGGGATTCTGAACGGACTGGATCAGGAACGCTGGGACCCGCGCACCGATCAGGACGTGCCGTCGTTCTCGGACCCGGCTGGCAAGGGTGCGGCGGTGGCGGCGCTGCGCGCGGAGTTCGGGCTGGACGGCGCGCCGATCCTGGCGAGTGTCAGCCGGCTGGCCGAGCAGAAGGGCATGGACCTGCTGATCCTGGCGCTGCCGCAACTGGTGCAGGACTGGAACGTGGTTGTGCTGGGCGGCGGTGACCCGGCGCTGGAGGCGGGCCTGCGGGAGTGGGCGGCGCACCCGCGCGTGGTGTTCGCGCAGGGCATGAACGAGCCGCTGGCGCACCGCATCTACGCTGGGGCGGACGCCTTTGCCATGCCCAGCCGCTTCGAGCCGTGCGGGCTGTCTCAGATGATCGCCATGCGCTACGGGACGCTGCCGGTGGTGCGCCTGACCGGGGGACTGGTGGATACCGTGCCGGGCGACGTGGGCTTCACGTTCGAGCAGGCGACGGCGGCGGACCTGACGGCCGCGTGCCAGGAGGCGTTCGCGGCGTTCGGCGACCGGGCGGACTGGGCGGCGCGCGTGGAGCGGGCCATGGCCCTGAGCTTCAGCTGGGACGCCCCGGCCCGGTCGTACCTGGGCCTGTACGCGCGGGTACTGAGCAGCCCCCTGTCCCCCCTGACCGGCCTGGACGCGCCGCAGGAGCAGGCCGGAGCACCGGCATGA